In Paraburkholderia terrae, the DNA window CGGCTTCGAGGAAATCGATTTCTTCTTCGGGGAAATCGAGCGTCGCCTCGACGAGCATCCGCAACGTGATCACCTCTTCGACCAAAGCATGGATATCGCGCGAAAACGCGCCTTCCAGCGAGCGCCCAGCCGAGCGCGCGGCCGCTTCCGTGCTGGCTTCGATCAGATCGGCGACCGCCTCGGCCTGCGCGAGATCGAGCTTGTCGTTGAGAAACGCGCGACGCGTGAACTCGCCCGGTTCCGCAAGTCGCAGACCGAACGCGCGTCCGGCATCGATGCAGCGCTGCAGAACCAGCTGGAGCACGATCGGGCCGCCGTGCCCCTGCAACTCGAGCACATGCTCGCCGGTGTAGGAATGCGGAGCCGGAAAATACAGCGCGATGCCGCGATCGAGCGCGTTTCCGCCGCCGTCAAGAAACGGGACGTAGCTCGCGTGGCGCGGTGTCAGCGGTTGCCCGGTGAGCGCCTGCATCATCGGCTGCGCTGCCGCTTCGCCGGCGCGCCCGAACGAAATCCGCACCACACCTATCCCGCCGCGGCCGGGCGCGGTGGCAATGGCGACGATCGGATCGGAATCGGTTGCGAGCATGTCGGAAGCGGCAGAGAGGAGTAAGAAAGCAGCACACTGGCGGTGCGCTGAACGCCTGGCATTGTAACGCGGGCCTTTCGGGTGTTAGCGCGGGGACCTCGTCGTCGCTGGTGAACGAGATGTTTCAGATTTAGCCTAGTTAAGCTAAGAGATTCCGACGACTACAAATAGAGGAATTCGGACTCTTCGTGTAGTCTAAGCCCTACAAATAAACGTTAAGCGGACTCCAGAGTATTTTGGAGAACGCTTCCGATGGGTTGCTGTAACGAGATAGGCAAATCTCAGACACGCGAAATGTAGCGTGTACAGTTGTCTACCTGCGATGCGACGGACTGCACAATCTGCCGATGCCAACCGTCGAAGAAAAAGCGGCTTTTGCCGAGCGACTCAAATTCGCGATGAGACGCGCCCCGGAAAGACTCAAGGGCGGGACCGATCTCGCATTGCACTTCAATCTACGCCATCGCGGCGATCAACCCGTGTCACCGCAAACGGTGCATAAGTGGCTGAGCGGCCGCACGATCCCCACTGACGACAAGTTGCGCACGCTCGCGGCATGGCTCGAAGTGGATGTCCACTGGCTTCATTACGGGCCTTCGCCCGGAGGATCGACCCGGAATGTTCCGAAGCCATTGGCGCGTGGTGAGAAATATCCGCTTTCGCCCGAGACGCTCGAGCTGGCGTCGAAAATCGAATCATTGACACCGCATCATCGTTATCTGGTTCAGGAATTGATCTCGCAGTTTTACGGCGACGCTGATAACGCTTAAAAAGTTGCAGACGTAAAAAAACCGCCCGGCTGAAACCGGGCGGTTTTTTTTACGTCTACTTCGGATCGGATCGGAGGGTTATCCGTCCGATCCGAGCACTATCAGGCGGCCTTTCTCTTTTGCCCCATCATGCGCGTGATGTAGTACTGCTGCGCGATCGACAGCACGTTGTTCACGACGTAGTACAGCACGAGACCCGCCGGGAAGAAGAAGAACATGACCGAGAACGCGATCGGCATGAACATCATCATCTTGGCCTGGACGGGGTCCGGCGGCGTCGGGTTGAGCTTCGTCTGAATAAACATCGAGACGGCCATCAGCACCGGCAGGATGAAGTACGGATCTTGTTGCGACAGATCGTGAATCCAGAGAATCCACGGCGCGCCGCGCATTTCCACCGATGACAGCAGCACCCAGTAGAGCGAGATAAACACCGGAATCTGAATCACGACGGGCAGACAGCCGCCGAACGGATTCACTTTCTCAGTCTTGTACAGCTCCATCAGAGCCGCGTTCATCTTCTGCGGATCGCCCTTGAAGCGCTCGCGCAGCGCTTGCATACGCGGCGTGATTTCCTTCATGCGGGCCATCGACTTGTAGCTCGCAGCCGACAGCGGGAAGAACACCGCCTTGATCAGCAGCGTCAGCAGCACGATTGCCCAGCCCCAGTTGCCGACGTAGCTGTGGATCTTCTCGAGCAGCCAGAACAGCGGCTTCGCGATGATCGTCACCCAGCCGTAGTCCTTCACCAGTTCCAGACCCGGCGCGATGCCTTCGAGCATGCGCTCTTCTTCCGGACCGGCGAACAGACGTGCATTCACGTCGACCGTCTTACCTGGCTCGATCGTCTGCAGCGGCTGCTTGACGCCCACGCGATACAGCGACGGATCGATCTTCTCGACGTAGATATCACGCTTGACGCCTTGCTGGGGAATCCACGCCGACGCGAAATAGTGCTGCACCATCGCGACCCAGCCATTGTCGGCGGAGGTTGCGTAGTCTTCCTTGTTCTTGTCGATGTCGCCGAACGTCAGCTTCTGGAAGTGATGCTGCTCCGTGTACACAGCCGGCCCGATGAACGTGTGCGAGAAGCGCGGCGTTTCGACAGGCTGGCTGTCGCGCACGAGTTCCATGTACGCGGTCGGCTTGACGGGCGTCGTGCCGACGTTCTGGATCTTCGTGTCGACGTCGATCACATAGCTGCCGCGCGTGAACGTGTAGGTCTTCACGACCTTCAGGCCGCCCTTTTCCGGCGACTCGAACGACAGCTTCAGCGTGTTGCCCGTCATGTCGGTCGCCTGACCGGCAACGGGCGTGAACACATCGGTGTGGTTCGGGAAGTCGCCGCCGAGCAGGCCCGTGCGCGCGAGATACGTGTGATCGGCCGTGTGGTCGAACAGCGTGATCACCTGATCGGGCTGCTTGCCCTCGCCCGGCTTGACCAGCGTGAGCTTGGACAGCGTGCCGCCGCGCGTGTCGATCTGGCCGCGGTAGACGTCAGTGCTGAAGGAAACCAGCTGGGCCTGCTGCGTAGCGGGTGCCGTCGAGCCGGGCGCCGCGGCGCTCGTCTGCGGCAAATCGGCTGGTTGGCTTCCCGCCGCCGCCGAACCCGGCGCAGCAGGAGCTGCCGTCTTGGTCTGCGTCGCGCTCGGGAAGAACATCGACGGGC includes these proteins:
- a CDS encoding transcriptional regulator, encoding MPTVEEKAAFAERLKFAMRRAPERLKGGTDLALHFNLRHRGDQPVSPQTVHKWLSGRTIPTDDKLRTLAAWLEVDVHWLHYGPSPGGSTRNVPKPLARGEKYPLSPETLELASKIESLTPHHRYLVQELISQFYGDADNA
- the yidC gene encoding membrane protein insertase YidC translates to MDIKRTVLWVIFFMSAVMLFDNWQRDHGRPSMFFPSATQTKTAAPAAPGSAAAGSQPADLPQTSAAAPGSTAPATQQAQLVSFSTDVYRGQIDTRGGTLSKLTLVKPGEGKQPDQVITLFDHTADHTYLARTGLLGGDFPNHTDVFTPVAGQATDMTGNTLKLSFESPEKGGLKVVKTYTFTRGSYVIDVDTKIQNVGTTPVKPTAYMELVRDSQPVETPRFSHTFIGPAVYTEQHHFQKLTFGDIDKNKEDYATSADNGWVAMVQHYFASAWIPQQGVKRDIYVEKIDPSLYRVGVKQPLQTIEPGKTVDVNARLFAGPEEERMLEGIAPGLELVKDYGWVTIIAKPLFWLLEKIHSYVGNWGWAIVLLTLLIKAVFFPLSAASYKSMARMKEITPRMQALRERFKGDPQKMNAALMELYKTEKVNPFGGCLPVVIQIPVFISLYWVLLSSVEMRGAPWILWIHDLSQQDPYFILPVLMAVSMFIQTKLNPTPPDPVQAKMMMFMPIAFSVMFFFFPAGLVLYYVVNNVLSIAQQYYITRMMGQKRKAA